The sequence below is a genomic window from Lolium perenne isolate Kyuss_39 chromosome 7, Kyuss_2.0, whole genome shotgun sequence.
ttggaagagataatatagaagaatttttcacccatgttagtatgcatgaagatcttaaagatataccgctggcaaaagctgtccctacctatgaagatgcctctgtttgtttagtacgcatgatggaagctagatttattagtctcaacaccATGATAcaccacatgtttcttacactttctgatatggagaggggagagaagagagattttgttttaaaagtcgtagtttttattaagcataagaggcttggtatgttcactgattttaaaagaacacttgaaaagatggatatggatagaattaagttcactaataatgttaatgatggtggggagattaaagcaccaataccttgtaagctcctagcaatgtatgaagctctagaaaataattatgcttggcttgtccctgaaaatttgtttgatgggaGTAGCAAAGaccaatgaaaagggagccgctgaaacttatgtatccaaaatacaatgcatggttgagaaaactccaaaccccgctgtagatgcatcatcttttgataatacttgatacacactttctgctcctagctgaaaggcgttaaagacaaGCGCTtaagggagacaacccatgattttactacagtacctttgttttatatttgagtcttggaagttgttactactgtagcaacctctccttatcttagttttgttgcattgttgtgccaagtaaagtctttgatagtaaggttcatactagatttggattactgcgcagaaacagatttcttgctgtcacgaatctgggcctaatcctctgaaggtaactcagaaaattatgctaatttacgtgagtgatccacaaatatgtacgcaactttcatccaatttgagcattttcatttgagcaagtctggtgcctgttagaaattcgtctttacgaactgttttgttttgacagattctgccttttatttcgcattgcctgttttgctatgcttgatggatttctttgttccattaactttcagtagctttgtgcaatgtccagaagtgttaagaatgattatgtcacctctgaacatgtaaattttgattgtgcactaaccctctaatgagttattttgagtttggtgtggaggaagttttcaagggttaagagaggaggatgatacaatatgatcaaggagagtgaaagctctaagcttggggatgccccggtggttcatccctgcatatttcaagaagactcaagcatctaagcttggggatgcccaaggcatccccttcttcatcgacaacattatcaggttcctctagtgaaactatatttttattccatcacatcttatgtattttgcttggagcgtctgtatgttttttgtttttgtttttgtttgaataaaatggatcctagcattcatcttgtgggagagagacacgctccgctgttgcatatggacaaatatgtccttggctttactcataatgttcatggcgaaggataatctgcttcgttaattgttatatggttggaaacggaaaatgctacatgtggtaattggtaaaatgtcttggataatttgacacttggcaattgttatagaacatgtttaaactcttgcatcatgtactttgcacctattagtgaagaaatacatagagctggatTGCGAGtccgtcccacaaagcgagctcgttgagctcgtcctgctcgctgttggccagtgccatggcaatggcctcctcatcggaaatgtccggcggctgggtcttCGGATCCCACGCCGacccgccgtcgtcgtggtcgtactgtGCCATGGtcacgtcctcgtcctcgtcgctatcctcgtccgcgtcctcctggtcgttctcttcttcttctgcggcgatctcgcgctcgaagtagtctacgtcggcgaggtagccagcgcggcggcgcgcgtcgaactGCCACGACCTGAATGAAATTCAATTGTAGGAGTTCAGCGCGTACGCTGGATCCTTCCGCAGATCCGGCTgcaagatcgctcggcggcggcgcacctcgtcccgccgctctcAGCCCTCGCGCGGCACGTGGGAACCGGCACGCGCCTCTAGTtgaggtaccagccccctcccgATAAGTTCgtgtccggccatggtaccggccggtttcctcccatagctgccgcGCGAAGTCGACGTggacgtaccggccgacccgtgccttcttgccggaccgcgagccgctGGACTCGTGGTTGTTCTTGGTCTTgcggaacggccagcatttcttccccatggcgtcggtgggGTGGATACCGTTGGATGTGGCAATGGTTTGGTCGGGGAAATGGCCGTTggcagcgtccctttaagaggctcggaCGCCATCTTGCCTTCAATGGCCCGCCACTGCATCGCCGCCTCGCTGCGCACGCTCGCAGAAGCCAAGGCGCGCCATTAACacggccctgcaaaggctgcagcgcgccgctcgcaagtaatgccgcggaagacgatgcAGTTGTGTCCCTGCTAGGCGagcccgtgcgaggaccgagcggacactttgtGTGTCCGctcagcgtccgcagagacgcaaacctagcgcatatttgggccaggtttgcgtctccgcggacccggtcactatgcgtcacccgctggaggtggtaccaGATGTATTTTCgatcacggcggacacaaacggtcgctcggTGTTCGTTGCGTCGCGGCGCTCGAGATGCCCTAATTctaagaaccgaacacacccctgGTAGTAGCAAAGACCAAGCACGGTAGACCATGTGCAGCAGGCATCGCCTCCCCCGGTTGAACGCAGCGCCGTCCCCGTCATGGCGCGCGTAATCCCTCCATTCGTGGCTTCGTATCGTGCGTACGTGCCGCCTCGCTCATGGCTCCACCTGCACCCCGTTCATTCGTCTCCAGGCATCTCGCGATCAAAACCATATCGATTTCGTCCACGAGCACGCACGCACGGGCGTGTATATATGTATGGTTGTCAGTGCAGAAACATCGACAGGACGCGGCGCCGGCGTAGCAAACGTACTAGTGGACTAGAGGGTAGCTAGCATATCTATCGATCCATCGTCTCCTTTCACCCTTCGCTGTCGCCATGAGGACCTCCGTGGTGCACGCGCCGGCCGGAACGGCGCTGCTGGGCCACCCGCTGGCGGTGCTGGCGGAGAGGCCGGCGCCGCGGCTGACGCGGCTGCTGGTGAACGTGACGGTGGAGCGGAGCCTGTGGCCGGTGCACGTCGTGCTGGCCGCCGACGCCACCGTGGCCGACCTCGcgcgcgccgccgtcgccgcctacgTCGCCGAGGCCCGCAGGCCGCCGCTCCCCGCCGACGCCAAAGACTTCGAAGCGGCCGCACGGTTCGAGCT
It includes:
- the LOC127311408 gene encoding uncharacterized protein At4g22758, whose amino-acid sequence is MRTSVVHAPAGTALLGHPLAVLAERPAPRLTRLLVNVTVERSLWPVHVVLAADATVADLARAAVAAYVAEARRPPLPADAKDFEAAARFELHLSKYSLDALNPDEKVLDLGSRNFFLCARRF